In Archangium violaceum, the following are encoded in one genomic region:
- a CDS encoding GON domain-containing protein, with the protein MGAIRGLPSCLGGLVLGLTVLGSGAASAAPDTCSEIKVSNPSAPDGEYVLYIGQDSSKPWTAYCHDMAGRPAEYLTLNKTGSGFNFAQYIAGGSSPGSTVVTLYTRIWIDPFTLRVDTSDQRFSTSSGNLWHGRPVTSMTYGTGMSCNWAPGGANIDLTGTPFEVAPDQFVTKGYLPNGTVQYSSGNQVVNVTGGGNCGWTGPLAANNPFNQRGSFQIDLRYKVTP; encoded by the coding sequence ATGGGTGCGATCCGTGGTCTTCCGTCGTGTCTGGGTGGGCTTGTCCTGGGGCTCACCGTGCTGGGCAGTGGCGCGGCGTCCGCCGCGCCGGACACATGCTCGGAAATCAAGGTGAGCAATCCGTCGGCTCCGGATGGGGAGTACGTGCTGTACATCGGGCAGGACTCCAGCAAGCCCTGGACGGCGTACTGCCATGACATGGCCGGCCGGCCGGCCGAATACCTGACGCTGAACAAGACGGGTTCCGGCTTCAACTTCGCGCAGTACATCGCTGGCGGCTCCTCGCCTGGCTCCACCGTGGTCACCCTCTACACCCGGATCTGGATCGATCCCTTCACCCTGAGGGTGGACACCTCCGACCAGAGGTTCTCCACGTCATCGGGTAATCTCTGGCACGGCCGTCCAGTCACCTCGATGACCTACGGGACGGGCATGTCTTGCAACTGGGCTCCGGGCGGGGCCAACATCGACCTGACCGGCACCCCGTTCGAGGTGGCTCCGGATCAATTCGTCACGAAGGGCTATCTGCCGAACGGCACGGTCCAGTATTCCAGCGGCAACCAGGTGGTGAACGTGACGGGCGGCGGCAACTGCGGCTGGACGGGTCCGTTGGCCGCCAACAACCCCTTCAACCAGCGCGGCAGCTTCCAGATCGACCTGCGCTACAAGGTCACTCCGTAG
- a CDS encoding glycine cleavage system protein R yields MPQLIVTAVGPDRPGLVADLTRHVFDVGASLSDSRMVNLRGHFALLALIEGSPDALASLRRKLESDGSGMGLRLEMYEAAASTSRAPGGVPYRLKVYSNDQPGIAARVTALLRQHSVNVEELETRVESAPFAGTPLFVLEGVVTLPQGTSARRMRDELGALGEKIGCDIDLDAI; encoded by the coding sequence ATGCCTCAGCTCATCGTCACCGCAGTGGGTCCCGATCGTCCCGGGCTCGTCGCCGACCTGACCCGTCATGTGTTCGACGTAGGCGCGAGCCTCTCCGATAGCCGCATGGTCAACCTGCGCGGCCACTTCGCCCTGCTCGCACTCATCGAGGGCTCCCCTGATGCGCTCGCCTCGCTCCGGCGCAAGCTCGAGAGCGACGGCTCGGGGATGGGGCTCCGCCTCGAGATGTACGAGGCGGCCGCCAGCACCTCTCGGGCTCCTGGCGGCGTTCCCTACCGCCTCAAGGTCTACAGCAACGACCAGCCGGGCATCGCCGCCCGCGTGACCGCGCTCCTCCGCCAGCACTCCGTCAATGTCGAGGAGCTCGAGACGCGGGTCGAGTCGGCCCCCTTCGCGGGGACGCCGCTCTTCGTGCTCGAGGGCGTCGTCACCCTTCCGCAGGGCACGAGCGCCCGCAGGATGCGGGACGAGCTGGGGGCGCTCGGCGAGAAGATCGGCTGCGACATCGATCTCGACGCCATCTGA
- a CDS encoding site-specific recombinase codes for MISSPVQVPRSEPDLYPSSLERLLDHYPGTPEAEERLRELHALMTSARPRASLTERMEWLEELARWLRTRGATPSRRGRLASVESSGSARLRLLVEVLAEVPAWCERLRGVVASVLAETSALRLFTEPGLSAGRSLLGDAVARLGRRLVPPAPDEHDLAPWVWRLFPGEDGEAWLDELSEEHVVALCALLRSPSFSPLKAAVEDAVVVLATRASALGLEGDVLARLPPGPLELSPFVLLPRACEALRVEVRADPEGLAVERAREACSEALSGCRAAVQGVLRHMDAHAVGTDLVYRLEQLGHALDRLEPLLWFLAPDRTQALPGAATRLLSCLVHAHAQERSVVGLFRSSVRCISRRIFEHTGEVGRHYITTTQDEYHQMVSAAAGGGLLTASTAAFKLLIAFAALPLFFEGLAAATNYALGFLLIQLLGFTLATKQPSMTAAALAASMDVKAGDKGMHSLVEQLACITRSQLASVFGNLGAVVATVTLVGVVLQTFRGHPLLDVKEAEYVVHSLHPLKSGTLLFAALTGVLLWCSSVCGGWLENWVHYRRLPEALARHEGLVGLLGGARARGLGEALARHACGLGANVSLGLLLGMTPAVCRFFGLTLDVRHVTLSAGTLSFAGVTLGPERLVEPDFLWAVLGLVLVGVVNLAVSFSLGLSAAVRARGLEPVGFLRLACAVLAGGLRSLSSFILPPQPLLPVHRPSSPYGVRSAARPRSSAHGRQGEEHSPRTH; via the coding sequence ATGATCTCCAGCCCCGTTCAGGTCCCGCGCTCCGAACCCGATCTCTACCCATCCTCGCTGGAACGCCTGCTCGACCATTACCCGGGGACTCCCGAGGCGGAGGAGCGACTGCGCGAGCTGCATGCGCTGATGACATCGGCCCGGCCCCGGGCATCGCTGACGGAGCGCATGGAGTGGCTGGAAGAGCTGGCCCGCTGGCTTCGAACACGTGGCGCCACTCCCTCGCGGCGCGGGCGGCTGGCGTCGGTGGAGTCCTCTGGCTCGGCGCGCCTGCGACTGCTGGTGGAGGTGCTCGCCGAGGTGCCCGCATGGTGCGAGCGGTTGCGCGGTGTCGTCGCGTCGGTGCTGGCCGAGACGTCCGCGCTGCGGCTGTTCACCGAGCCGGGCCTGTCCGCCGGCCGGAGCCTGCTGGGGGATGCCGTGGCGCGGCTCGGACGACGGTTGGTGCCCCCCGCGCCGGACGAGCACGACCTGGCGCCATGGGTGTGGCGCCTGTTCCCCGGTGAGGATGGGGAGGCCTGGCTGGACGAGCTGTCCGAGGAGCACGTGGTGGCCCTCTGCGCCCTGCTTCGCTCGCCGTCCTTCTCCCCGTTGAAGGCGGCGGTGGAGGACGCGGTGGTGGTGCTCGCCACGCGCGCGAGTGCCCTCGGCCTGGAGGGCGACGTGCTGGCCAGGCTACCGCCGGGGCCGCTCGAGCTGTCTCCCTTCGTCCTCCTGCCGCGCGCATGCGAGGCCTTGCGGGTGGAGGTACGGGCGGACCCGGAGGGGCTCGCGGTGGAGCGGGCACGTGAGGCCTGCTCCGAGGCCCTCTCCGGCTGTCGCGCCGCCGTGCAGGGCGTGTTGCGCCACATGGATGCGCACGCGGTGGGAACCGATCTCGTCTACCGGCTCGAGCAGCTCGGCCACGCGTTGGACCGGCTGGAGCCCTTGTTGTGGTTCCTCGCTCCGGACCGCACCCAGGCTCTGCCGGGCGCAGCCACCCGGCTGCTCTCCTGCCTGGTTCATGCGCACGCGCAGGAGCGCAGTGTGGTGGGTCTGTTCCGCAGCAGCGTGCGCTGCATCTCGCGGCGCATCTTCGAGCACACGGGCGAGGTGGGCCGTCACTACATCACCACCACCCAGGACGAGTACCACCAGATGGTGAGCGCGGCGGCGGGTGGAGGGCTGCTCACCGCGAGCACCGCGGCGTTCAAGCTGCTCATCGCCTTCGCGGCGCTGCCGCTCTTCTTCGAGGGGCTGGCGGCCGCCACCAACTACGCCCTGGGATTCCTGCTCATCCAGCTGCTCGGCTTCACCCTGGCCACCAAGCAGCCCTCCATGACGGCCGCGGCGCTGGCGGCCTCGATGGACGTGAAGGCCGGCGACAAGGGGATGCACAGCCTGGTGGAGCAACTGGCTTGCATCACCCGCTCCCAGCTGGCCTCGGTCTTCGGCAACCTCGGCGCGGTGGTCGCCACCGTCACCCTGGTGGGCGTCGTCCTCCAGACGTTCCGGGGCCATCCGTTGCTGGACGTGAAGGAGGCGGAGTACGTGGTGCACTCGCTCCACCCGCTGAAGAGTGGCACGCTCCTCTTCGCCGCCCTCACCGGGGTGCTGCTGTGGTGTTCGAGCGTCTGCGGCGGATGGTTGGAGAACTGGGTGCACTACAGGCGTTTGCCGGAGGCGCTCGCGCGGCACGAGGGCCTCGTTGGCCTGCTGGGCGGGGCGCGGGCGAGAGGGTTGGGCGAGGCACTCGCGCGCCATGCGTGCGGCCTGGGCGCGAATGTCAGCCTCGGTCTGCTGCTGGGCATGACCCCCGCGGTGTGTCGCTTCTTCGGCCTGACTCTGGACGTGCGGCACGTCACCCTCAGTGCTGGAACGCTCTCCTTCGCTGGCGTGACGCTGGGGCCCGAGCGACTGGTGGAGCCGGACTTCCTCTGGGCCGTGCTGGGCCTCGTCCTGGTGGGAGTGGTCAACCTGGCCGTGAGCTTCTCGCTGGGGCTCTCCGCGGCGGTGCGAGCGCGAGGGCTGGAGCCGGTGGGGTTCCTTCGCCTGGCCTGCGCGGTCCTCGCTGGAGGCCTCCGTTCCCTCTCCAGCTTCATCCTCCCGCCCCAGCCCCTGCTTCCGGTCCACCGGCCCTCCTCACCGTACGGTGTGCGGTCGGCGGCACGCCCGCGCTCCTCCGCTCATGGGAGACAGGGAGAGGAGCACTCCCCGCGCACTCATTGA
- a CDS encoding alpha/beta fold hydrolase, which produces MSYEVRGHGEPLLLLHGFTGAGSDWRYVFDLDALAREFQLIIPDLRGHGGSTNPSGTLTMRQCALDVLALLDQLGIEQPLAIGLSFGGNTLLHLATLRPQRVRRMVIVAATPYYPTQARKLMAAMTEETRSPAEWAEMRGRHVHGDEQIRALWRIGRGFADSYDDMNFTGPLLSTIVAPTLVVNGDHDPLYPPELSLELFRSIPDARLWIVPNAGHGPIFGEHREPFVRTALAFLHEGTRPPAAGGP; this is translated from the coding sequence TTGTCCTACGAAGTCCGCGGGCACGGAGAGCCCCTGCTGCTGCTCCATGGCTTCACGGGGGCGGGCTCCGACTGGCGGTATGTCTTCGACCTGGACGCGCTCGCGCGGGAGTTCCAACTCATCATCCCCGACCTGCGCGGCCACGGCGGATCGACCAACCCCTCCGGGACCCTGACGATGCGGCAGTGCGCCCTCGACGTCCTGGCGCTGCTCGACCAGCTTGGCATCGAGCAGCCGCTGGCCATCGGGTTGAGCTTTGGGGGCAACACGCTCCTGCATCTGGCCACGCTGCGCCCCCAACGTGTGAGGCGGATGGTCATCGTCGCGGCCACGCCGTACTACCCCACCCAGGCGCGAAAGCTGATGGCGGCGATGACCGAGGAGACCCGCTCCCCAGCCGAGTGGGCGGAGATGCGGGGCCGCCACGTCCACGGTGATGAGCAGATTCGCGCCCTGTGGCGGATCGGGCGTGGCTTCGCCGACAGCTACGACGACATGAATTTCACGGGCCCGCTGCTGTCGACCATCGTGGCGCCCACCCTCGTGGTGAACGGGGACCATGATCCGCTGTACCCGCCCGAGCTGTCGCTCGAACTGTTCCGGTCCATCCCCGACGCGCGGCTCTGGATCGTCCCCAACGCGGGGCACGGCCCCATCTTCGGGGAGCACCGCGAGCCGTTCGTGCGCACGGCGCTGGCATTCCTGCACGAGGGCACCCGCCCACCCGCCGCTGGCGGTCCGTGA
- a CDS encoding DUF1993 domain-containing protein, translating into MEIPVYQASIPTLVRMLRNLGHILQKAAAFAEKEGTSPELLLERRLHPEMFPLSRQVEIVVSGAKGCAARLAGRIAPDDETRELSVFNRGSEREFGERLTSFTALRTLIQEALVYLETISREEVDAAPERPISVAKPGEVRVFENPQTFVLSFVLPNLYFHITVVYALLRSAGVPLGKQDFEGAPAYRVRRTVEDAG; encoded by the coding sequence ATGGAAATCCCGGTCTATCAAGCCAGCATCCCCACCCTGGTCCGCATGCTGCGGAACCTGGGTCATATCCTTCAAAAGGCAGCCGCTTTCGCGGAGAAGGAAGGAACGAGCCCGGAGCTGCTCCTGGAGCGGCGCCTTCATCCGGAGATGTTCCCGCTCTCGCGGCAGGTGGAGATCGTCGTCTCCGGCGCGAAGGGGTGCGCCGCGCGCCTGGCCGGCCGCATCGCTCCGGACGATGAGACGCGGGAGCTCTCGGTCTTCAACAGGGGCTCCGAGCGGGAGTTCGGCGAGCGATTGACGTCCTTCACCGCGCTGCGGACGCTGATCCAGGAGGCTCTCGTCTACCTGGAAACGATCTCGCGGGAGGAGGTCGACGCCGCGCCAGAACGTCCCATCTCGGTGGCCAAGCCGGGGGAGGTTCGCGTCTTCGAGAATCCCCAGACGTTCGTGCTCAGCTTCGTCCTCCCGAATCTCTATTTCCACATCACGGTGGTGTACGCCTTGCTGAGATCGGCGGGGGTTCCCCTGGGCAAGCAGGACTTCGAGGGAGCCCCAGCCTATCGAGTCCGACGCACCGTGGAAGATGCCGGGTGA
- a CDS encoding HEAT repeat domain-containing protein: MRGRDVLPLLLAACVALGGIARAAPATSEHGESPEVIQGLLAALDDPDDEVVATALVMLVDPSLPTHPDLQKRLESFLQQPRLKEALETRRGTLWKAAILARATLGLASPDEIPFLIEWLENPFTLKDHALGTNVSDVAARALGSMGEAARAYLPRLVEMLDDPGVQWKAARALGNMGEVARAYLPRLAELLEDPGARGPAALALGSMGEAARAYVPRLGELLKDPDPEVRRTSALALGNMGEAARAYVPRLGELLKDPDPGVRRESALALGNMGEAARAYVPRLVGLLKDPDALVPDEAARALANMAEFSRAQAPRIGELLRDPDPRIRAAAALALENMREAARPYLPRLFELIKDPDPGVHGAAAQTLGRMGENATAYVRQLGMLLNAREPGVAGAAALALGHIGSAARKEAPHLIPLLESNDGETRMRASDALVAMAPLPMEHIAALVVLAEKDSTTLPLGLVQAYMAGGGDPQVERALRWLGGDGRQTPQELSPEEAYETLRAFHELWPATSQYPDLGEELARQIAQVVYLNRGKWTVEGRALIAQLEEQLRSAQLKQADELQAELRTLERGRWLKKFAWSWAGHAGFWMLLIFFYPRSPQVQAIFFWNPWVRRILGFGYVGLLLTWVPFLRRRLLAPFHDLLLADADLEHFQVEAYFDRSEVLIASTGQRELLLKALPSLRGQVVLEGASGLGKSMFIKYLLRTSKHLSVYLTAQRCKEGVLEAIQAKLEGHARDTTFLQSIIYSGALDIYIDGLNEVAADTRARIVQFVEPKFHGDILLATQRMEWTPPVTARLYELQPLSEERLSEFLLGRAPLLGARARPRGEASYREACEHFLKRALSPEQPGELRQAMLEVLSNPMDLTVVARMLSEGHSPDLFHLRRQQYELMARDYQAVNLAEFPLEALSEEAYQMRKEDRSAISEEKFGKELLRMEAFKMVVRREWRGAEGMQGREWHFRHDKIQCFFIAQTFLGPDNPRIIEHMEDPRFRGVYFLLTELLEPGNAKELQDHLVEHAAETRDHTVSDEFVNLLKARRHAERVRDGA, translated from the coding sequence ATGCGCGGACGAGACGTACTGCCGCTGTTGCTCGCCGCCTGCGTGGCACTCGGTGGGATCGCGCGGGCGGCTCCCGCCACCTCCGAGCACGGGGAATCACCCGAGGTCATCCAGGGACTGCTCGCGGCCCTGGATGATCCCGACGACGAGGTGGTGGCCACGGCCCTGGTGATGCTGGTGGACCCGAGCCTCCCCACCCATCCCGACCTCCAGAAGCGGCTCGAGTCCTTCCTCCAGCAGCCACGCCTGAAGGAGGCCCTGGAAACCAGAAGAGGGACACTCTGGAAGGCCGCCATTCTCGCCCGAGCAACCCTCGGTCTGGCCTCCCCGGATGAAATCCCCTTCCTCATCGAGTGGCTCGAGAACCCGTTCACGCTGAAGGACCATGCCCTCGGCACGAACGTCAGTGACGTGGCGGCACGGGCTCTGGGGAGCATGGGAGAAGCCGCCAGGGCATACCTCCCCCGCCTCGTGGAGATGCTCGATGACCCGGGGGTTCAATGGAAGGCAGCGCGGGCCCTGGGGAACATGGGAGAGGTCGCCAGGGCGTACCTCCCCCGCCTCGCGGAGTTGCTCGAGGACCCCGGGGCTCGGGGGCCCGCGGCACTGGCCCTCGGAAGCATGGGAGAGGCCGCCAGGGCGTACGTTCCCCGCCTCGGCGAGCTGCTGAAAGACCCGGACCCCGAGGTCCGTCGGACATCGGCACTGGCCCTGGGAAACATGGGAGAGGCCGCCAGGGCGTACGTTCCCCGCCTCGGCGAGCTGTTGAAAGACCCGGACCCGGGTGTTCGTCGGGAATCGGCACTGGCCCTGGGAAACATGGGAGAGGCCGCCAGGGCATACGTCCCCCGCCTCGTGGGGCTGCTGAAGGATCCGGACGCACTGGTCCCTGACGAGGCGGCGCGGGCCCTGGCCAACATGGCGGAATTCTCCAGGGCGCAAGCTCCCCGCATCGGCGAGCTGCTGAGGGATCCGGACCCCCGGATCCGCGCGGCGGCGGCACTGGCCCTGGAGAACATGAGAGAGGCCGCCAGGCCATACCTCCCGCGACTCTTCGAGCTCATCAAGGATCCGGACCCGGGGGTCCACGGGGCGGCGGCACAGACCCTGGGAAGGATGGGAGAGAATGCCACGGCGTACGTCCGCCAGCTCGGCATGCTGCTGAATGCTCGGGAGCCGGGGGTCGCTGGGGCAGCGGCACTGGCCCTGGGGCACATCGGAAGCGCCGCCAGGAAGGAGGCCCCACATCTCATCCCCCTGTTGGAGAGCAATGACGGGGAGACCCGGATGCGGGCCAGTGACGCGCTCGTCGCCATGGCCCCACTCCCCATGGAGCACATCGCCGCCCTCGTGGTGTTGGCCGAGAAGGATTCGACCACCCTCCCCCTGGGCCTGGTCCAGGCCTATATGGCGGGAGGAGGCGATCCCCAGGTGGAGCGCGCCCTGCGCTGGCTCGGGGGCGACGGGCGGCAGACGCCCCAGGAGCTAAGCCCCGAGGAGGCGTACGAGACCCTGCGAGCCTTCCACGAGCTCTGGCCCGCCACCAGTCAGTATCCGGACCTGGGGGAGGAGCTGGCACGACAGATCGCCCAGGTGGTGTACCTCAACCGGGGCAAGTGGACGGTGGAGGGTCGTGCACTGATAGCGCAGCTCGAGGAGCAACTGAGGAGCGCTCAGCTGAAGCAGGCCGATGAGCTCCAGGCCGAGCTCAGGACGCTGGAGCGTGGGCGATGGCTGAAGAAGTTCGCCTGGAGCTGGGCGGGGCATGCGGGCTTCTGGATGCTGCTCATCTTCTTCTATCCCCGCTCGCCCCAGGTGCAGGCGATCTTCTTCTGGAACCCCTGGGTGCGAAGGATCCTGGGCTTCGGGTACGTGGGCCTGTTGCTCACGTGGGTGCCCTTCCTGCGGCGCCGCCTGCTGGCGCCCTTCCATGATCTGCTGCTCGCGGATGCCGACCTGGAGCACTTCCAGGTAGAGGCCTACTTCGACCGCTCCGAGGTCCTCATCGCCTCCACGGGCCAGCGGGAGCTCCTGTTGAAGGCACTCCCGAGCCTGCGGGGTCAGGTGGTGCTGGAGGGGGCGTCGGGGCTCGGCAAGTCGATGTTCATCAAGTACCTGCTGCGCACCTCGAAACACCTGTCGGTGTACCTGACGGCACAGCGGTGCAAGGAGGGGGTCCTCGAGGCCATCCAGGCGAAGCTGGAAGGGCATGCGCGGGACACCACGTTCCTGCAGAGCATCATCTACAGCGGGGCGCTGGACATCTACATCGACGGGCTCAACGAGGTGGCGGCGGACACCCGGGCGCGCATCGTCCAGTTCGTCGAGCCCAAGTTCCACGGTGACATCCTGCTGGCGACCCAGCGGATGGAGTGGACTCCACCGGTCACGGCGCGCCTGTACGAGCTCCAACCGCTCTCCGAGGAGCGGCTCTCCGAGTTCCTCCTCGGCCGCGCGCCCCTGCTGGGAGCGCGGGCGAGACCGCGAGGCGAGGCCTCCTACCGCGAGGCCTGCGAGCACTTCTTGAAGCGGGCACTGTCCCCCGAGCAACCCGGGGAGCTGCGCCAGGCGATGCTGGAGGTGCTCTCCAACCCGATGGATCTCACGGTGGTGGCGAGGATGCTGTCCGAGGGGCACTCGCCAGATCTGTTCCACCTGCGGCGGCAGCAGTACGAGCTGATGGCGAGGGACTACCAGGCGGTGAACCTGGCCGAGTTCCCCCTGGAGGCGCTCTCCGAGGAGGCGTACCAGATGAGGAAGGAGGACCGGTCGGCCATCTCGGAGGAGAAGTTCGGCAAGGAGCTGCTGCGGATGGAGGCCTTCAAGATGGTGGTGCGCCGGGAGTGGAGGGGCGCGGAGGGAATGCAGGGGCGCGAGTGGCACTTCCGCCACGACAAGATCCAATGCTTCTTCATCGCCCAGACATTCCTGGGACCGGACAACCCGCGCATCATCGAGCACATGGAGGATCCGCGCTTCCGAGGCGTCTACTTCCTGCTGACGGAGTTGCTGGAGCCAGGAAACGCGAAGGAATTGCAGGACCACCTGGTGGAGCACGCCGCCGAGACGCGTGACCATACGGTGAGCGACGAGTTCGTGAACCTGCTCAAGGCGAGGCGGCACGCGGAGCGGGTTCGCGACGGGGCGTAG